The proteins below come from a single Syntrophales bacterium genomic window:
- the nuoK gene encoding NADH-quinone oxidoreductase subunit NuoK, with product MSDLLYNNSSIYLFVAVFMLFCGIAGLVYRRTLIGMLVSMELIMNGAGLNIVAINRFIVPENPYGLAFTLIIMGIAAAESAIALSIIIIIAKRYQHIEGGDMKELKY from the coding sequence ATGAGCGATTTGCTTTACAATAACTCCAGCATCTATCTGTTTGTCGCCGTTTTTATGCTGTTTTGCGGGATTGCCGGCCTTGTTTACCGACGAACGCTGATTGGGATGCTGGTTTCGATGGAACTGATCATGAACGGCGCGGGGTTAAATATCGTTGCGATCAATCGGTTTATTGTTCCGGAAAACCCCTATGGATTGGCATTCACGCTTATTATAATGGGGATAGCCGCCGCGGAATCGGCTATTGCGCTGAGCATAATCATCATCATTGCGAAGCGCTATCAGCATATCGAGGGTGGAGATATGAAGGAGCTGAAGTACTGA
- a CDS encoding Na(+)/H(+) antiporter subunit D has translation MGIETSVAPFILMVAGALILPLLPRRARSYVTLIIPLLALMSVWLAPVGTNLTLKFMDYQLVLFKVDALSRVFGTIFALITFIASLFAFHIRDTAQQAAALLYAAGAAGVTFAGDFFTLFVFWELMSLPSAYLVWASKTEESGRAGMRYLLFHLFGGALLFAGILMHAAETGRIVIEQLPPGNALSSWLILGGIAVNAAVVPLHVWLPDAYPKATVTGAVFLSALTTKTAVYVLLRVFPGWEILLYLGVIMTLYGVVYAVLANDIRGILSYHIISQVGYMVAGAGIGTQLAIDGAAAHAFSHILYKALLFMGAGSVIYATGKSKMTELGGLAKAQPVVLLLYMIGAFSISGFPLFNGFISKSMVIAAAGEAHYTIAMFLMTLASVGTFLSVGLKLPFYTWFGEKRGLSPKPLKLNMYLGMAAAAFLCILYGIMPELLYEILPYRVHFAPYTLSHLTETFQILIFTFAAFWIYRKKLAGHEGTVIDTDWFYRKPARLVNQIFIVNVETLFNMAEKSINGIVRSLAVIGKNPVSFFLGKADGGDYNPDDYRPAVGILIAVTLFCYLLLAGWGWLM, from the coding sequence ATGGGAATTGAAACAAGCGTCGCCCCGTTTATCCTCATGGTTGCAGGCGCCCTGATTCTTCCTCTCCTGCCAAGGCGGGCACGCTCTTATGTAACTTTGATCATTCCGCTGCTTGCCTTAATGTCCGTCTGGCTTGCCCCGGTTGGGACAAACCTCACGCTGAAGTTTATGGACTATCAGCTTGTCTTGTTCAAAGTGGATGCTTTAAGCCGCGTCTTCGGGACGATCTTTGCCTTGATTACATTCATCGCCTCCCTGTTTGCGTTTCACATCCGGGATACAGCTCAACAGGCGGCGGCCCTGCTGTATGCCGCCGGCGCCGCGGGGGTTACATTTGCAGGCGATTTTTTTACCCTCTTTGTCTTCTGGGAGCTGATGAGTCTTCCTTCCGCATATCTTGTCTGGGCGAGTAAAACAGAGGAATCCGGCCGGGCCGGGATGCGTTATCTGCTCTTTCATCTCTTTGGCGGCGCGCTTTTGTTTGCCGGCATCCTGATGCATGCCGCGGAAACGGGGCGAATCGTGATTGAACAGCTCCCCCCCGGCAACGCGCTTTCCTCCTGGCTGATTCTGGGAGGCATCGCGGTAAATGCCGCTGTCGTACCTTTACATGTCTGGCTTCCCGACGCCTATCCGAAGGCGACGGTAACGGGGGCTGTTTTTTTGAGCGCCTTGACGACAAAGACCGCCGTTTATGTACTGTTGAGAGTATTTCCCGGCTGGGAAATACTCCTCTATCTCGGGGTTATAATGACCCTCTACGGGGTAGTCTATGCCGTTCTGGCCAATGACATCCGGGGAATATTGTCGTATCACATCATAAGTCAGGTAGGGTACATGGTCGCTGGCGCCGGAATCGGGACGCAGTTGGCGATAGACGGCGCAGCGGCGCATGCTTTCAGTCACATACTCTATAAAGCGCTGCTCTTTATGGGGGCGGGGAGCGTCATTTACGCCACGGGGAAAAGCAAGATGACCGAACTGGGGGGGTTGGCCAAAGCGCAGCCGGTTGTTTTGCTCCTTTATATGATTGGCGCTTTTTCCATTTCCGGGTTTCCGCTTTTCAACGGATTTATCAGTAAATCGATGGTTATTGCCGCCGCCGGAGAGGCCCATTACACCATTGCGATGTTTCTGATGACGCTGGCTTCCGTGGGAACCTTTCTTTCCGTCGGTTTAAAGCTGCCCTTTTATACCTGGTTTGGCGAAAAGCGGGGTTTGTCGCCAAAACCATTGAAACTTAACATGTATCTCGGAATGGCTGCCGCCGCGTTTTTGTGCATTTTGTACGGGATCATGCCGGAGCTGCTTTATGAAATACTGCCTTATCGCGTCCATTTTGCGCCATATACTCTTTCCCATCTAACAGAAACTTTTCAGATACTGATCTTTACGTTTGCCGCGTTCTGGATTTACCGGAAAAAACTTGCCGGCCACGAGGGAACTGTTATTGATACTGACTGGTTTTACCGAAAACCGGCGCGGCTGGTAAACCAAATTTTTATCGTGAACGTCGAAACGCTTTTCAATATGGCGGAAAAAAGCATCAATGGCATAGTCCGCAGCCTTGCGGTTATCGGCAAAAACCCGGTTTCTTTCTTTTTGGGCAAGGCCGATGGCGGAGACTATAATCCGGACGATTACCGACCGGCTGTCGGAATTTTGATTGCTGTCACGCTTTTCTGCTATCTTCTGCTTGCTGGCTGGGGTTGGCTTATGTAG
- a CDS encoding cation:proton antiporter subunit C translates to MIDFIRGHYTYWGVIVLMLIGMYGMIFKNNLVKKLIGMTIFQVSIIMFYVASASKWAATVPVLDPSIGVADAARYISPLQHCLMLTAIVVGVATSGVAFSLAIVIYRHYKTLDEPLLIERMKAQP, encoded by the coding sequence ATGATTGATTTTATCCGGGGGCACTATACCTACTGGGGCGTTATTGTTCTCATGCTGATCGGCATGTATGGGATGATTTTCAAGAACAATCTCGTCAAGAAGCTGATCGGGATGACCATTTTCCAGGTTTCGATCATCATGTTCTATGTGGCGAGCGCTTCCAAATGGGCGGCGACGGTGCCCGTACTCGATCCGTCGATTGGCGTCGCCGATGCGGCGCGCTATATCAGTCCGCTGCAGCATTGCCTGATGCTTACCGCCATCGTCGTCGGCGTGGCTACAAGCGGGGTCGCCTTCTCACTGGCCATTGTCATTTATCGTCACTATAAGACCCTGGACGAGCCGCTCCTGATCGAACGGATGAAAGCGCAGCCATGA
- the mnhG gene encoding monovalent cation/H(+) antiporter subunit G has translation MIGNIVGIAAVIAGAFFMLVGSVGLIRLPDFYTRNHATGKSDTLGIMLVIFGMILIEGLTLNSAKLLFILIFVFLTNPTGTHALANAAIQSGLKPWFKKRSGGEGEKCTGK, from the coding sequence ATGATCGGAAATATCGTGGGCATTGCCGCGGTAATCGCGGGCGCCTTTTTTATGCTGGTCGGAAGTGTTGGATTAATCCGACTGCCTGATTTCTACACCCGTAATCATGCGACCGGCAAAAGCGACACACTGGGAATAATGCTCGTGATTTTTGGAATGATTCTTATTGAGGGGTTGACTCTTAACAGCGCCAAGCTCCTCTTCATCCTCATTTTTGTTTTTCTGACGAATCCAACCGGAACCCATGCCCTCGCCAATGCGGCCATCCAGAGCGGGCTCAAACCATGGTTTAAAAAAAGAAGCGGCGGGGAGGGTGAAAAATGTACTGGGAAATAG
- a CDS encoding DUF4040 domain-containing protein, producing the protein MYWEIETIMAVFMLVSAVISLTVKDLLTAVVTLSVFSFVSALLYAVMGAIDVGFTEAVVGAGVTGIFFVVLIFQTSRRSGD; encoded by the coding sequence ATGTACTGGGAAATAGAGACGATAATGGCTGTTTTTATGCTTGTTTCGGCGGTGATTTCGCTGACGGTCAAGGATCTCTTGACGGCGGTGGTAACGCTCAGCGTCTTCAGCTTTGTATCTGCCCTGCTTTACGCGGTGATGGGGGCTATTGACGTAGGTTTTACCGAGGCGGTGGTCGGCGCCGGGGTAACGGGGATATTTTTTGTTGTCCTGATTTTCCAGACATCAAGAAGGAGCGGGGATTGA
- a CDS encoding monovalent cation/H+ antiporter subunit D family protein has translation MIPNSPALIPLALLATAISIPVLALKKEKLAFPIAAAASFFSVVIACYNLTRILSGARISYHFGGWIPPLGIEYVLDPLSAFIALVVNVVALFVIWHSNGLQAPEITKKPVPYYALVLLFLCGANGIIITGDLFNLYVFIEIFSLSAYGLIGIGEKKAPVAAFRYLIMGTIGASFYLIGIGFLYMATGSLNMADVKAILPLIGPNPAVNVALTLMVVGIGIKMAIFPLHGWLPDSYTYAPSTSSALIAPIGTKIGAYVIIRIMFFVFSAPFVDKAFPIADFLAWLSAAGIIYGSVMAIAQKELKRMLAYSSVAQIGYIGLGIGLANPLGYIGAVLHILNHAFMKGSLFLVAANLRKKLGHSDIEKMDSECRKKLPWTTAAFTVAALSMIGLPPTAGFFSKWYLALGAVDKGNWLFLAVIMVSSLLNAVYFFRILENIYLKSPPDRATEAGNAPENETNEGSIAGGESFSLTIPVVVLSFSLIVIGLFNSAIVKGIIQNIIPSGM, from the coding sequence ATGATCCCGAATTCCCCCGCACTCATTCCTCTGGCACTTCTGGCAACCGCAATCTCGATCCCGGTGCTGGCGCTTAAAAAAGAGAAACTTGCGTTTCCCATTGCTGCTGCTGCTTCTTTTTTCTCTGTTGTCATAGCATGTTACAATCTTACCAGGATTCTCAGCGGCGCCCGCATCTCTTATCATTTCGGAGGCTGGATTCCTCCCCTCGGCATTGAGTATGTCCTTGATCCTCTTTCGGCGTTTATTGCCCTGGTGGTGAATGTTGTTGCCCTTTTTGTTATCTGGCATTCAAACGGCCTGCAGGCGCCGGAAATTACCAAGAAGCCGGTTCCGTATTATGCCCTGGTCCTGCTTTTTCTCTGTGGCGCAAACGGCATAATCATCACGGGCGATCTATTCAATCTCTATGTCTTTATAGAAATATTTTCGCTTTCGGCCTATGGTCTGATCGGCATCGGTGAAAAGAAGGCGCCGGTTGCAGCCTTTCGGTACCTGATCATGGGAACAATTGGCGCTTCCTTCTACCTTATCGGCATAGGATTTCTTTACATGGCAACCGGTTCGCTGAATATGGCCGATGTGAAGGCGATCCTTCCCCTGATTGGTCCGAATCCTGCTGTCAACGTTGCCCTGACGCTCATGGTGGTTGGCATTGGGATCAAGATGGCGATTTTTCCGCTCCACGGCTGGCTGCCCGACTCATATACCTATGCCCCGTCCACCTCTTCGGCGCTGATTGCCCCAATCGGCACTAAAATAGGCGCGTACGTAATTATCCGAATAATGTTTTTTGTCTTTAGCGCTCCTTTTGTCGATAAGGCGTTTCCCATTGCCGATTTTCTCGCCTGGCTTTCGGCGGCAGGCATCATCTACGGCTCCGTTATGGCGATCGCCCAGAAAGAGCTAAAGAGGATGCTTGCCTACAGCAGTGTCGCGCAAATCGGCTATATCGGTCTGGGGATAGGACTGGCCAATCCGCTGGGCTATATCGGCGCGGTGCTGCATATCCTGAACCATGCCTTCATGAAAGGCTCATTGTTTCTCGTTGCCGCCAACCTGAGAAAAAAGCTGGGTCATTCCGATATCGAAAAGATGGACTCCGAATGCCGGAAAAAACTGCCCTGGACAACGGCCGCCTTTACGGTAGCCGCTCTTTCGATGATCGGCCTGCCGCCCACAGCCGGTTTCTTCAGCAAGTGGTACCTGGCGTTGGGCGCAGTGGATAAGGGAAACTGGCTTTTTCTGGCGGTGATTATGGTAAGCAGCCTTTTGAATGCCGTTTATTTTTTCCGGATCCTTGAAAATATCTATCTCAAGTCGCCGCCGGACCGTGCGACTGAGGCAGGGAACGCCCCGGAAAATGAAACGAACGAAGGGTCTATTGCCGGAGGAGAGAGTTTTTCTCTGACCATTCCGGTAGTTGTCCTTTCTTTTTCCCTTATCGTTATCGGCTTGTTTAACTCGGCTATTGTGAAGGGAATTATCCAGAACATCATTCCTTCGGGAATGTAA
- the nuoH gene encoding NADH-quinone oxidoreductase subunit NuoH, which yields MEQIVKIMDINLRFFDLEIVKIAVGLLAAFVFVVFNALILTWAERKVAGHMQLRIGPKEVGPYGLIQPLADALKLLGKEIITPRNVDKPIFYLGPIMIFIPVLVAFVVIPFDSFLQVKDINVGILVILAFSSFTVLAILMAGWGSNNKYSLIGAIRSIAQSVAYEIPLLLSLLAVVMMANSLSLKDVVEAQKGVWFVVLQPVAFVIYFISSVAETNRTPFDLPEAESELVAGYHTEYSGMMFALFFLAEYTNMFIVSAITVTFFLGGYQGPFLPGIVWFLLKSYFLVFVMMWFRWTFPRVRFDQLLNISWKALIPLAFLNLLVTGGLLKL from the coding sequence ATGGAACAGATAGTGAAGATTATGGACATTAATCTGCGATTTTTCGATCTGGAAATTGTAAAGATTGCGGTCGGCCTCCTCGCCGCGTTTGTCTTTGTCGTTTTTAATGCCCTGATCCTGACCTGGGCAGAAAGAAAAGTGGCGGGGCACATGCAGCTCCGGATCGGGCCCAAAGAGGTTGGCCCGTACGGTCTTATTCAGCCGCTTGCCGACGCGTTGAAGCTCCTCGGCAAGGAGATCATTACCCCGCGCAATGTGGACAAACCCATCTTTTACCTCGGGCCGATCATGATTTTCATCCCGGTCTTGGTCGCCTTTGTGGTAATTCCATTCGATTCTTTCCTGCAGGTGAAGGATATAAATGTGGGGATTCTCGTTATTCTCGCCTTTTCCTCTTTTACGGTACTTGCCATCCTGATGGCCGGGTGGGGATCCAACAACAAATATTCGCTGATTGGGGCGATCAGAAGCATCGCCCAGAGCGTCGCCTATGAGATTCCGCTTTTGCTGTCGCTTTTGGCGGTGGTCATGATGGCCAACTCCCTGTCGCTCAAGGATGTTGTGGAGGCGCAAAAGGGCGTCTGGTTCGTCGTTCTGCAGCCGGTTGCCTTTGTCATCTATTTTATTTCGAGCGTTGCGGAGACCAACCGCACCCCGTTCGATTTGCCGGAGGCGGAAAGCGAGCTGGTTGCCGGGTATCACACCGAATATTCGGGGATGATGTTTGCGCTTTTTTTCCTCGCGGAATACACGAATATGTTTATCGTCAGCGCGATTACCGTCACCTTTTTTCTGGGCGGCTACCAGGGGCCCTTTCTGCCGGGGATTGTCTGGTTTCTCTTAAAATCATACTTCCTTGTCTTCGTCATGATGTGGTTCAGATGGACGTTTCCCCGGGTCAGGTTTGATCAGTTGTTGAATATATCCTGGAAGGCGCTCATTCCCCTGGCCTTTTTAAATCTGCTCGTAACAGGAGGGCTTTTGAAGCTATGA
- a CDS encoding NADH-quinone oxidoreductase subunit A, with protein MTNLEEFTPVALFSLVAVLFALFSIILPHLLAPKTKGEKTHNTYECGIPPFGNARIKYGIHYYVYALIFIAFDVDVLYLFPVALSYARGERIHEFYALLSFVIILALAVVYAWGKGVFTWKRKISHQ; from the coding sequence ATGACTAATTTAGAAGAGTTTACACCAGTAGCCCTTTTCAGTCTCGTTGCAGTACTTTTTGCGCTTTTTTCCATTATTCTCCCCCACCTCCTTGCCCCGAAAACCAAGGGCGAAAAGACCCATAATACGTACGAATGCGGGATCCCTCCATTCGGCAACGCCCGGATAAAATACGGCATCCATTATTATGTTTACGCGCTTATCTTTATTGCCTTTGATGTGGACGTTCTCTATCTTTTCCCCGTTGCGCTAAGTTATGCCAGGGGAGAGAGGATTCATGAATTTTACGCATTGCTTTCCTTTGTAATAATTCTTGCCCTGGCTGTAGTGTATGCCTGGGGGAAAGGGGTGTTTACCTGGAAAAGGAAAATCTCCCACCAGTAA
- a CDS encoding NADH-quinone oxidoreductase subunit J — protein sequence MSIGESIFLFAVAVTMAGALTAVFASSIVYAMLGLITAMFGVAGLYIYLNSAFLAMMQILIYVGAISILIAFAIMLLGQYSRKSHDFKAIGKLLSALVIAVVSVVMFIRFVLTNLPGGTAPNFLMTTKDVGRAFTDKLILPFELISLLLVVAIIGAVMLSINSRGDK from the coding sequence ATGAGCATTGGGGAGAGCATATTCCTTTTTGCCGTCGCGGTGACGATGGCAGGGGCCTTGACGGCCGTCTTTGCAAGTTCCATCGTCTATGCGATGCTGGGTCTGATTACCGCCATGTTCGGCGTGGCCGGGCTTTATATCTATCTTAACAGCGCCTTTCTGGCGATGATGCAGATTCTGATTTATGTCGGGGCAATCTCCATTCTGATTGCCTTTGCAATTATGCTGCTGGGTCAATATTCCAGGAAATCTCACGATTTCAAGGCTATCGGAAAATTGCTTTCTGCGCTTGTCATCGCCGTTGTTTCGGTTGTCATGTTCATCCGGTTTGTTTTGACAAATCTGCCGGGCGGAACGGCGCCGAATTTCCTGATGACGACTAAGGATGTGGGCCGTGCGTTTACCGATAAGCTTATCCTGCCGTTTGAGTTGATCTCGCTTTTGCTGGTTGTTGCCATTATCGGGGCGGTTATGCTTTCCATTAATTCGCGGGGTGACAAATGA
- a CDS encoding NADH-quinone oxidoreductase subunit B, whose translation MEKENLPPVSFAVLDQVLDLARANSLWPVTFGLACCAIEMMSSAMARFDIDRFGAGVFRPSPRQADLMIVSGTVTKKMAPVLVTLYDQMPSPKWVIAMGNCAISGGPFVFEGQYNLIEGVDKLVPVDVYVPGCPPRPEGLLEGFLKLQEKITGKRRFPGPVERW comes from the coding sequence CTGGAAAAGGAAAATCTCCCACCAGTAAGTTTTGCTGTTTTGGACCAGGTACTCGATCTGGCACGGGCCAATTCCCTGTGGCCGGTGACCTTTGGACTTGCCTGTTGCGCGATAGAAATGATGTCCTCCGCTATGGCCCGTTTTGATATTGACCGCTTCGGGGCTGGCGTTTTCAGGCCCTCCCCCCGTCAGGCGGATTTGATGATCGTCTCAGGCACGGTAACGAAGAAGATGGCGCCCGTCCTTGTCACCCTTTATGACCAGATGCCTTCGCCGAAATGGGTCATTGCAATGGGCAATTGCGCTATCTCCGGCGGCCCGTTTGTTTTCGAGGGGCAGTATAACTTGATAGAGGGCGTCGATAAGCTTGTCCCTGTGGATGTATATGTCCCCGGTTGCCCGCCGAGACCGGAGGGGCTGCTTGAAGGTTTTCTGAAACTTCAAGAAAAGATAACAGGAAAAAGACGATTTCCGGGGCCGGTAGAGCGATGGTAA
- a CDS encoding NADH-quinone oxidoreductase subunit C, whose product MVNKIKAELQAAFADLTIAEESYPQCGYHLSVDLKAKDIVNIASFFDERSFYLAVELGVDYKEYLELVYIFSIHSSLCKVKVTLKLDPSQPAAPTLSKIYDCAYWYEREIHEFYGVRFDGHPDLTYLFLHDGIDFYPLRKEKIPVSEKDKQELNSYSPAQRDDSLFINMGPQHPSTHGVLRVVLKMDGEYIEDAYPVLGYLHRMQEKMAENRTYYQFLPNTGRMDYLGAMSFNLGYVTAVERLAGIDVPARAHYVRVIATELNRICSHLLWIGAYLADLGGLSPFLYAFDDRENIQDVLEAVTGSRLTYCYFRFGGLYNDVDDAFIAGTKAVIARMRGRFALYEKLVGGNLIFINRTRGIGVIEKERARKYAVSGPVLRGAGIGVDLRKKEPYAAYPEMDFEVPTGKNGDALDMYHIRIKEMETSLNIIEQAIARLPDGPFIVEKAPKKLKPRKGDLYHVVETPRGELGIYIVSDESDKPYRMKWRVPSFSNLMIFPELAKGNLLSDAVAILGSLDLVIPEIDR is encoded by the coding sequence ATGGTAAATAAAATAAAAGCGGAGCTGCAGGCAGCCTTTGCCGATCTGACCATAGCCGAGGAAAGCTACCCCCAGTGCGGGTACCACCTTTCTGTCGATTTAAAAGCTAAAGATATCGTCAATATAGCCAGTTTTTTTGATGAGCGGAGCTTCTATCTGGCAGTGGAGCTTGGCGTTGACTACAAGGAGTATCTGGAGCTTGTCTATATTTTCAGCATTCACTCCTCCCTCTGCAAGGTAAAGGTTACCCTGAAGCTTGATCCCTCCCAGCCTGCGGCTCCGACGCTTTCAAAAATTTATGACTGCGCTTACTGGTATGAACGGGAGATCCACGAGTTTTACGGCGTTCGTTTCGATGGTCACCCTGATCTGACCTACCTGTTTCTGCATGACGGAATCGATTTTTATCCGTTGCGCAAAGAGAAAATACCGGTCTCCGAGAAAGACAAGCAAGAGCTGAATTCATATTCTCCGGCGCAGCGGGATGACTCGTTATTTATTAATATGGGCCCCCAGCATCCAAGCACGCATGGGGTTTTGCGGGTTGTCCTGAAAATGGATGGCGAGTATATCGAGGATGCCTATCCGGTACTCGGTTATCTGCACCGGATGCAGGAGAAGATGGCGGAAAACCGCACCTATTACCAGTTTCTTCCCAACACCGGGCGTATGGATTATCTGGGGGCGATGTCGTTTAACCTGGGATATGTTACGGCCGTCGAGCGACTGGCCGGGATTGACGTCCCGGCGCGCGCCCATTACGTGCGGGTAATTGCCACGGAATTAAACAGAATTTGCAGCCATCTCCTGTGGATAGGCGCCTATCTTGCCGATCTGGGAGGGCTTTCTCCGTTCCTCTACGCCTTCGACGACAGGGAGAATATTCAGGATGTTTTGGAGGCTGTCACCGGCTCCCGGCTGACTTACTGCTATTTCCGCTTCGGCGGCCTTTACAACGATGTGGATGATGCCTTCATCGCGGGGACAAAGGCCGTGATTGCCCGCATGCGGGGGCGTTTTGCGCTGTATGAGAAACTCGTCGGGGGCAATCTCATCTTTATCAACCGCACCAGGGGCATAGGTGTCATAGAAAAGGAAAGGGCGCGAAAATACGCCGTTTCCGGTCCGGTTTTACGCGGAGCGGGTATCGGTGTGGATTTACGGAAAAAGGAGCCGTATGCGGCTTATCCGGAAATGGATTTTGAGGTTCCCACCGGAAAGAATGGCGATGCCCTTGATATGTACCATATCCGGATCAAGGAAATGGAGACATCCCTGAACATCATCGAGCAGGCGATAGCGAGGCTCCCGGACGGGCCATTCATCGTTGAAAAGGCGCCGAAGAAGCTCAAGCCGCGCAAAGGGGATCTCTATCATGTTGTTGAAACCCCCCGCGGCGAGTTGGGAATCTACATAGTCAGCGATGAAAGCGACAAGCCCTACCGGATGAAATGGCGGGTTCCCTCTTTTTCCAATCTTATGATATTCCCCGAGCTGGCGAAGGGCAACCTGCTGTCCGATGCCGTTGCCATTCTGGGCAGCCTTGACCTGGTAATCCCGGAAATAGACCGGTGA
- a CDS encoding NADH-quinone oxidoreductase subunit I encodes MTVTPASFIKGAASLAAGMGVTIKSFFQPVVTSQYPREVLEITPRFRGHIKLLASPENPLENMCIACGICVRNCPSGSIKKVDGEKREGEKRKRATVYMLDFTTCSQCGICVESCPSKALGFSGDFNIAGFKRADFYFDLVKEFDKRKKAS; translated from the coding sequence ATGACGGTAACGCCTGCTTCTTTTATAAAGGGTGCGGCCTCGCTGGCCGCGGGGATGGGGGTAACGATCAAGTCCTTCTTTCAGCCGGTGGTGACCTCTCAATATCCGCGTGAGGTTCTTGAGATCACGCCCCGGTTTCGCGGTCATATAAAGCTCCTTGCCAGTCCTGAAAACCCGCTGGAAAATATGTGCATCGCCTGTGGAATCTGCGTCCGCAACTGTCCCTCGGGATCGATAAAAAAGGTGGATGGGGAGAAAAGGGAAGGGGAGAAACGCAAAAGGGCAACTGTGTATATGCTTGATTTTACAACCTGCAGCCAGTGCGGAATCTGTGTCGAGAGCTGCCCGTCGAAGGCCCTCGGTTTTTCAGGCGATTTCAATATCGCGGGATTCAAGAGAGCAGATTTCTATTTCGATCTGGTGAAGGAATTCGATAAAAGGAAAAAGGCATCATGA
- a CDS encoding monovalent cation/H+ antiporter subunit D family protein, translated as MVIDSALPLLPIGIVFASAILIMVYRKTPNIREFWSIAGAVLTFAAVMGMVPIVWNGGVITYTLSAIAPGISLNFRVDALSLIFGIISSFLWIFASIYNIGYMRTLKEHAQTRYYTCFAAAILGAQGVSYAGGLFTLYLFYEVISLFTYPLVAHHQDAEGYAGAKKYLVYLVGTSKGFLLPAVILTYVMTGTLDFADNIHTGIFPAGSDGIWVTVTYILFIAGFAKAAIMPLHNWLPSAMVAPTPVSALLHAVAVVKAGVFCISRVMLSTFGTKILNDLGIGIVTAYVVSFTILAASIIALTKDDLKARLAYSTVSQLSYIILGVALLDNTGVLGGIIHIVNHGFSKITLFFCAGAIFVAHNKRKISDMAGIGYAMPFTMGAFAIASLSMIGVPPVSGFVTKWYLLNGALEISNIPIVVVLLASSILNAGYFVPITIKAFFQGKKENWTTSGIKEAPLTMVVPLVLTALISVLLGFYPDFFVKLIGNLF; from the coding sequence ATGGTTATCGATAGCGCATTACCGCTTTTGCCGATCGGCATTGTTTTTGCGTCCGCCATTCTGATCATGGTTTACCGCAAGACCCCGAATATCCGGGAATTCTGGTCGATAGCCGGGGCCGTTCTGACCTTTGCGGCCGTTATGGGAATGGTTCCGATCGTCTGGAACGGCGGGGTGATCACCTACACCCTTTCGGCGATTGCTCCCGGTATTTCCCTGAATTTCCGGGTGGACGCCCTGTCGCTGATCTTCGGCATCATCTCCTCGTTTCTCTGGATCTTCGCCTCCATCTACAACATCGGCTACATGCGAACCCTCAAGGAGCATGCACAGACCCGCTATTACACATGTTTTGCTGCGGCAATCCTGGGCGCCCAGGGGGTATCGTACGCAGGCGGTCTTTTTACCCTCTATCTCTTTTATGAGGTTATCAGCCTCTTTACCTATCCGCTCGTGGCCCATCATCAGGACGCAGAAGGCTATGCCGGGGCGAAGAAATATCTTGTCTATCTCGTCGGCACATCGAAGGGTTTTCTGCTGCCGGCTGTTATTCTCACCTACGTGATGACCGGCACGCTTGATTTTGCCGATAATATCCACACGGGGATATTTCCCGCCGGTTCAGACGGAATCTGGGTTACCGTAACCTATATTCTCTTTATCGCCGGTTTTGCCAAGGCGGCGATCATGCCCCTGCACAACTGGCTCCCCTCCGCGATGGTCGCTCCGACGCCGGTCAGCGCCCTTTTGCATGCGGTTGCCGTGGTGAAGGCCGGGGTGTTCTGCATTTCCCGGGTTATGCTGTCAACGTTCGGGACGAAGATCCTCAACGACTTGGGGATCGGCATTGTCACCGCGTATGTGGTTTCCTTTACGATCCTGGCGGCCTCCATCATCGCCCTTACCAAAGACGACCTCAAGGCGAGGCTCGCCTATTCAACGGTGAGCCAGTTGTCGTACATTATCCTGGGGGTGGCGCTTTTAGACAACACCGGCGTTCTGGGCGGGATTATCCATATTGTCAATCACGGGTTCAGCAAGATTACCCTCTTTTTCTGCGCCGGCGCGATCTTCGTTGCCCATAACAAGAGGAAGATCAGCGATATGGCGGGCATTGGCTATGCCATGCCGTTTACGATGGGCGCCTTCGCCATTGCCTCCCTCAGCATGATCGGCGTGCCGCCGGTGTCCGGATTTGTGACGAAGTGGTATCTCTTGAACGGCGCCTTGGAGATAAGCAACATCCCCATCGTTGTCGTTTTGTTGGCGAGCAGCATTTTGAACGCCGGGTATTTTGTGCCGATTACGATCAAGGCCTTTTTCCAGGGGAAAAAGGAGAACTGGACCACGTCGGGCATCAAGGAAGCGCCGCTGACGATGGTCGTGCCGCTCGTGCTGACAGCGCTGATCTCGGTTCTGCTGGGGTTTTATCCTGATTTTTTTGTTAAACTTATCGGCAATTTGTTTTAG